From Algoriphagus sp. NG3, the proteins below share one genomic window:
- a CDS encoding TonB-dependent receptor: MKSSLLLFLALLLAVPVIAQQGTTIRGTIIEESSGLPLPGVSILEKGTTNGTVTDIDGKFALTLTSENATLRASFIGFKTQEIIVGTQTELEVQLPSDLGSLDEVIVVGYGEQQKETITGAIANVTSRDIEKVPSATVSGALAGKMAGLSFRQPDGRPGAGAWLQIRNMGTPLFVIDGIQKDEGQFNNLAPGDIESITILKDASAAVYGSRAANGVVVVKTKQGKRGETPTININGYYGWQNWSRFPDGVNGYEWMLGQADADINQFGSTNITAEELEKWKQGTEYGYRSFDWKDFIIKGNAPQSNFNASVSGGSEKTNYYLSVTRFDQKAVFSDEFEFNRTNIQSNINTDITDKFRVGMQINGRIENRNNPGVPGGDDYWQPRFALFRNRPTERPYANDNPDYPANINNIETNWALLNYDRTGFYENKWQVLQTNFTAEYEIVPDLVAKGLYSYYLADNMFNTFEYTYDVYGYNPETDEYFRSGGNDNPYRDRGQEKIMENVWQLSLNYNKTFGEKHNISALFLNERIERMRLYNFIHSVPTNNFLDIIRFADTDTYNDVREEEARIGYVGRVNYDYAGKYLLEVAGRADASWKFSPDNRWGFFPSVSAGWRISEEIFMDDFAAKLDLDELKIRASYGQLGDDNINMGIQRNDPRYITPFDYLRGYQYGVSTVIVDGQNVQGSVNTGQPIDNLSWFVSSIADIGLDFSFGSGKITGAIDYFQRKRTGLRGVRNDVFLPAELGYGLTDENLNSDSNSGAEIALNWNGKAGDLVFRIGANASYARSKFLRSYNPTFSSSWDHYRNSGENRYSGIFWGYEVIGQFESYDAINDYPVNIDGQGNKTLLPGDFIYKDVNGDGKIDGYDERPIGYQSAGQPIINFGLNFNFQYKGFDLTADFSGGGMYSYNQNWEMRWPYQNGGNLLRSMYDDRYHREDILDINSPWVPGKNPPLRFNTGGHSNYNRNSTWWLTNVKYIRMRTLEVGYTLPEKLLNRWSMSRARVYVSSFNLFSLDNVHQFGIDPEVADENGLQYPQNKVVNVGFNVSF, from the coding sequence ATGAAATCTAGCCTTCTGCTTTTTCTAGCTCTACTGCTGGCAGTACCTGTGATAGCACAGCAAGGCACCACCATCCGGGGAACTATAATAGAGGAGTCCTCGGGCCTACCTCTTCCCGGTGTCAGTATCCTGGAAAAAGGAACGACTAACGGAACCGTCACAGATATAGACGGCAAATTCGCACTTACGCTCACAAGTGAAAATGCTACGTTGAGAGCTTCATTCATAGGTTTTAAAACCCAAGAGATTATAGTAGGAACCCAAACCGAACTTGAGGTTCAGTTGCCAAGTGACCTGGGCAGCCTGGACGAGGTAATCGTAGTAGGCTATGGGGAGCAGCAGAAGGAAACCATCACAGGCGCTATCGCCAATGTCACCAGCCGGGACATAGAAAAGGTTCCTTCAGCCACCGTCTCCGGCGCACTGGCAGGTAAAATGGCAGGGCTATCCTTCCGCCAGCCTGATGGACGACCAGGTGCTGGAGCTTGGCTTCAGATCAGGAATATGGGAACGCCTCTGTTCGTTATTGACGGAATCCAGAAAGACGAAGGGCAATTCAATAATCTGGCTCCTGGAGATATAGAAAGTATCACCATTCTGAAGGACGCTTCAGCTGCTGTCTATGGATCACGTGCTGCAAACGGAGTAGTGGTAGTGAAAACCAAGCAAGGTAAGCGGGGTGAAACGCCAACGATCAATATCAATGGCTATTATGGCTGGCAAAACTGGTCAAGATTTCCGGATGGCGTAAACGGATACGAATGGATGCTGGGTCAGGCAGACGCCGATATTAATCAATTTGGAAGTACTAACATTACTGCCGAAGAATTGGAAAAGTGGAAGCAGGGAACTGAATACGGATATAGATCTTTCGACTGGAAAGACTTTATTATAAAGGGAAATGCTCCCCAAAGTAATTTCAATGCTTCTGTATCCGGAGGTTCCGAAAAAACAAATTACTATTTATCCGTTACCCGATTCGACCAGAAAGCTGTTTTCTCAGATGAATTTGAATTCAACAGAACCAATATCCAATCCAACATCAATACAGATATCACGGACAAGTTCAGAGTGGGGATGCAGATCAACGGAAGAATCGAAAACAGAAACAACCCGGGCGTGCCTGGAGGAGATGATTATTGGCAGCCAAGGTTTGCGCTATTCAGAAACCGACCTACTGAACGTCCCTACGCCAATGATAATCCTGACTACCCAGCCAACATCAATAATATAGAAACCAACTGGGCGCTGTTGAACTATGACCGTACAGGCTTTTATGAAAACAAATGGCAGGTACTTCAGACCAACTTTACCGCAGAGTATGAGATCGTACCCGATCTGGTAGCGAAGGGATTGTATTCGTACTATTTGGCAGATAATATGTTCAACACATTCGAATACACTTATGATGTTTATGGATACAATCCTGAAACAGATGAATACTTTCGATCCGGCGGAAATGACAATCCTTACCGTGACCGGGGACAGGAAAAGATCATGGAGAATGTGTGGCAGCTGTCTTTGAACTATAATAAAACCTTTGGGGAAAAACACAACATTTCAGCTCTATTCCTAAACGAGCGGATTGAGCGTATGCGGCTCTATAATTTCATACACTCCGTGCCTACCAACAATTTCTTGGACATTATCCGATTTGCTGACACAGACACCTATAATGATGTGCGTGAAGAAGAAGCTAGGATCGGATATGTAGGCCGTGTGAATTATGATTACGCGGGCAAATATCTATTGGAGGTAGCAGGCCGTGCCGATGCTTCATGGAAATTTTCTCCTGACAATCGCTGGGGTTTCTTCCCTTCAGTATCTGCGGGATGGAGAATCTCAGAAGAAATTTTTATGGATGATTTCGCAGCTAAGTTAGATCTGGACGAATTAAAGATCAGAGCATCTTACGGTCAATTGGGAGATGATAATATCAACATGGGGATTCAGCGAAATGATCCAAGATACATCACACCGTTTGATTACCTGAGAGGCTACCAATATGGAGTATCTACAGTAATAGTAGATGGACAAAATGTGCAGGGATCAGTGAATACAGGCCAGCCTATTGATAATCTTTCCTGGTTTGTGAGTTCAATTGCCGATATAGGATTAGACTTCTCCTTTGGCAGTGGAAAAATCACCGGTGCAATAGATTATTTCCAAAGAAAAAGAACAGGCCTGAGAGGAGTGAGAAATGATGTTTTCCTGCCTGCAGAACTTGGTTATGGACTTACAGATGAGAATCTAAACTCTGACTCCAACTCCGGCGCTGAGATCGCACTTAACTGGAATGGAAAAGCTGGGGATTTAGTCTTTCGGATAGGTGCAAATGCATCGTACGCACGGAGCAAATTCCTTAGATCCTACAATCCAACCTTCAGCTCTTCTTGGGATCACTATAGAAATTCCGGTGAAAATAGATACAGTGGTATCTTCTGGGGCTATGAAGTAATCGGCCAATTTGAATCCTATGATGCTATCAATGATTATCCCGTGAATATTGACGGGCAGGGAAACAAGACCTTGCTTCCGGGAGATTTTATCTACAAGGATGTGAATGGAGATGGAAAAATAGACGGATACGACGAACGCCCAATTGGCTATCAGTCAGCAGGACAACCAATCATAAACTTTGGGTTGAATTTTAATTTCCAATACAAGGGATTTGACTTGACCGCAGACTTTTCCGGTGGAGGAATGTACTCCTACAACCAAAACTGGGAAATGAGATGGCCTTACCAAAACGGTGGTAACCTGTTGAGATCCATGTATGACGACAGATATCACAGAGAGGATATTCTGGATATCAATAGTCCTTGGGTGCCCGGTAAGAATCCTCCGCTGAGGTTCAATACCGGAGGGCATAGTAATTACAACAGAAACTCTACCTGGTGGCTTACCAATGTCAAATACATCAGAATGAGAACGCTGGAAGTAGGCTATACCCTGCCGGAAAAGCTATTGAACAGATGGAGCATGTCTAGAGCGAGAGTGTATGTGAGCAGTTTCAATCTTTTTTCGCTTGATAATGTGCATCAGTTTGGAATTGATCCTGAAGTAGCTGATGAGAATGGGTTACAGTATCCACAGAACAAAGTGGTGAATGTAGGCTTTAACGTGTCATTCTAA
- a CDS encoding two-component regulator propeller domain-containing protein codes for MNLSKLLLTGFLSLSLLITISSQAQEKRYYFRHYDVNSGLSQNSVFTIFQDSQGFMWFGTKYGLNRFDGQRWKNYTTDSKGNPQDILGNDYVHVIHEDRDGLLWIGTDEGIYLFNKELDKFASFPYLTENGTKPTGIVSSIAEDQSGNIWIAGSSQGVFRFDLGKKELTLYAHDPDKKGSIPQGDVTSVKVDDENVVWLSIVGNGVGRFVEDTKTFSMYLDEEKKLPQDHIIGLQDWGDFMLIGTKNAGVKKMEKSTGKVSNLLTSDESGAPLFVRDMFQFSKNELGIGTESGLFIYDFVTNTYQHLEENTDDPYSIANNAIYSLYKDTEGGVWVGSYFGGVNYLPNQPVKFEKYYPITNANTISGKRVREIIGSGDGKIWIGTEDASLNLFDPKTGKFEQVPVGNSDRELSYRNIHGLARQGDSIWVGTFTGGVNIINTKTGKINKYSSDTGSGLLTDDVFALLNDSKNRIWLGTPFGLYRYESKESRFRKFDEFKNYFVYSLLEDHAGNIWAGTYNDGLFRFNPESGELTQFKPDPDDPGSMPHHTVIDVFEDSKKTIWAATTGGGFVKFNPTDQSFKTYTVANGFPASTYFKILEDNNGIFWITSNKGLLQFDPATEATRLYDEKSGLIPSPFNYRSGYKAEDGTLYFGSQGGLISFHPDKIEVSNLHPKLVFTGLYLFNEEIPINPEDGILSKSIIYTDKITLQHDQNSLTFEVASLGYTNSQSWNYSYRMKGLEDEWRQLSDSQILSYSYLPPGHYTLQIRSPEIQSSGDFEETQLEIEILPPFYLTTLAFVFYVVLSLLVAYWLISLYKTRVNNRHQVQLNILEAEKEKELYEAKIEFFTNITHEIRTPLTLIKGPIEDILSKDRNCDSEVKNDLLIIEKNTNRLIDLSNQLLDFRKTEQRGFKLSFLKTEISGILDELYARFKVTAIQSGLNFTLEKSTTTLFADVDKEAVIKILSNLLINALKNADAMIHIRLVYDPTNSSSFKIEISNDGTLIPESLGKKIFEPFFQINDNNASTAKQGTGLGLPLAKSLAEMHYGKLMLDSDPKLNRFILELPIKQKEAIHFAEESGNYLEIKETDEFTQLVEKQENTKKKGSLPAILLVEDNRELLTFLGDKLKGKYVIHKASNGLLALDILKKEPIDLVISDVMMPEMDGYKLCEHIKSNLETSHIPVVLLTAKNNINAKITGLEMGADVYLEKPFSLEFLYLQIKNLLKHRDQIKKAFASLPMVNSHTIAHSKADEEFLSKINEVILENIENELFGVSELADKLHMSQSSLLRKIKGISELTPNGYIRLVRLKKSAELLSDGLHSISEISEMVGFNSPSYFTKCFQKHFGQLPKDFSKKTDVLES; via the coding sequence ATGAACTTGTCTAAACTACTACTGACAGGTTTTCTCAGCCTCAGTCTTCTTATAACCATTTCCAGCCAGGCGCAGGAAAAGCGTTATTATTTCCGGCACTATGATGTCAACTCCGGATTGTCCCAAAATTCCGTTTTCACTATTTTCCAAGACAGCCAAGGCTTTATGTGGTTTGGCACCAAGTACGGACTGAATAGATTTGATGGGCAACGTTGGAAAAACTACACCACAGACTCGAAAGGAAATCCCCAGGATATTTTAGGAAATGACTATGTACATGTGATCCACGAAGATCGGGATGGACTCTTGTGGATAGGAACCGACGAGGGCATCTATTTATTCAATAAGGAACTGGACAAGTTTGCATCATTTCCTTATCTGACGGAAAATGGAACCAAGCCTACTGGGATAGTTTCATCCATCGCAGAAGACCAGTCCGGGAATATCTGGATCGCAGGAAGTAGTCAGGGAGTTTTCAGATTTGATCTAGGAAAAAAGGAGCTGACACTTTATGCCCATGATCCGGATAAGAAAGGAAGTATCCCTCAGGGTGATGTCACCTCCGTCAAAGTAGATGATGAAAATGTGGTTTGGCTCTCGATAGTCGGAAATGGAGTCGGCAGGTTTGTTGAAGACACCAAAACATTTTCGATGTACCTAGATGAGGAAAAAAAACTTCCACAAGACCATATTATAGGTCTTCAGGATTGGGGGGATTTTATGCTCATAGGCACCAAAAATGCCGGCGTGAAGAAAATGGAAAAAAGTACCGGGAAGGTGAGCAATCTATTGACAAGTGATGAAAGCGGCGCACCATTATTTGTGAGGGATATGTTTCAGTTCAGTAAAAATGAACTTGGAATAGGTACTGAGTCCGGGCTTTTCATTTATGATTTTGTAACAAACACGTATCAGCACTTGGAAGAAAACACCGACGACCCGTATTCCATTGCCAACAATGCCATTTATTCCCTGTATAAAGACACCGAGGGTGGAGTCTGGGTGGGTAGCTACTTCGGCGGTGTAAATTACCTGCCTAACCAACCCGTGAAATTTGAAAAATACTATCCTATTACCAATGCAAACACCATCAGTGGTAAGCGTGTAAGGGAAATTATAGGAAGCGGTGACGGGAAAATCTGGATTGGAACAGAAGATGCAAGTCTGAATCTTTTCGATCCCAAAACCGGGAAATTTGAACAAGTGCCAGTTGGCAATTCTGACCGGGAGCTTTCTTATCGAAATATCCATGGTTTGGCAAGACAAGGCGATTCCATCTGGGTGGGCACCTTCACTGGAGGAGTGAATATCATCAATACCAAAACGGGGAAAATCAACAAATATAGTTCTGACACTGGTTCCGGACTTCTTACGGATGATGTGTTCGCACTTCTGAATGACAGCAAAAATAGAATCTGGCTGGGTACACCTTTCGGGCTTTATCGATATGAAAGCAAAGAAAGCAGATTCAGGAAGTTTGACGAGTTCAAAAATTATTTTGTCTATTCCTTACTGGAAGATCATGCAGGGAATATCTGGGCTGGGACTTATAATGACGGACTATTTCGTTTTAACCCAGAATCAGGGGAATTAACCCAGTTCAAGCCAGATCCTGACGATCCGGGAAGCATGCCACATCATACTGTCATCGATGTGTTTGAGGATTCGAAAAAGACCATCTGGGCAGCGACTACTGGGGGAGGGTTTGTCAAATTCAACCCAACAGACCAATCGTTCAAAACCTATACAGTAGCCAATGGTTTTCCCGCAAGCACTTATTTCAAAATCCTGGAAGACAACAACGGTATATTTTGGATTACATCCAATAAAGGCTTACTGCAATTTGACCCGGCGACTGAAGCAACTCGCCTTTATGATGAAAAAAGTGGTTTAATACCAAGTCCTTTTAATTACAGATCTGGCTATAAAGCCGAAGATGGCACACTATATTTTGGTTCTCAAGGCGGGTTGATTTCCTTTCATCCGGACAAAATCGAAGTTTCGAATCTACACCCTAAACTGGTCTTTACAGGCCTTTACTTATTCAACGAGGAAATCCCAATCAATCCAGAAGATGGTATCTTAAGCAAATCCATTATATACACAGATAAGATCACCTTACAACATGACCAGAATTCCCTGACTTTTGAAGTGGCTTCTCTGGGCTATACAAATTCCCAAAGCTGGAATTACTCCTATAGAATGAAAGGGCTGGAAGATGAGTGGAGACAGCTTTCTGACTCCCAGATATTGTCGTATTCTTATCTGCCTCCGGGCCATTACACGCTTCAGATCAGATCTCCTGAGATCCAATCTTCCGGAGACTTTGAAGAAACTCAATTGGAAATCGAGATTTTACCGCCATTTTACTTAACTACACTGGCATTTGTTTTCTATGTTGTGCTGTCACTACTGGTAGCATACTGGCTGATTTCCCTGTATAAAACAAGGGTAAATAATCGTCACCAAGTACAACTAAACATCTTGGAAGCAGAAAAGGAAAAGGAGCTTTACGAGGCTAAAATCGAATTTTTCACCAATATAACCCATGAGATCCGTACCCCATTGACCTTGATCAAAGGACCTATCGAAGATATTCTTAGCAAGGACAGAAACTGTGATTCTGAAGTAAAAAATGACCTGCTGATCATTGAGAAAAACACCAACCGCCTGATCGATCTTAGCAACCAACTGCTGGACTTCCGCAAGACCGAGCAGCGTGGGTTTAAACTGAGTTTTCTCAAAACGGAAATCAGCGGGATTTTAGATGAATTATATGCCAGGTTTAAGGTCACTGCGATACAATCCGGCTTGAACTTCACACTGGAAAAATCCACCACCACCCTTTTTGCTGATGTGGATAAAGAAGCCGTAATCAAGATTCTCAGCAATCTACTGATCAATGCCCTCAAAAACGCGGATGCAATGATCCATATCCGCTTGGTCTATGATCCCACAAACTCCTCGTCCTTTAAAATAGAAATCTCCAACGATGGCACACTTATCCCGGAAAGCCTGGGCAAAAAGATTTTCGAACCATTTTTCCAAATTAATGACAACAATGCCTCAACAGCCAAACAAGGAACTGGCTTAGGTTTGCCTTTGGCCAAATCCCTGGCCGAAATGCACTATGGAAAGCTGATGCTGGACTCCGATCCCAAGCTCAACCGATTTATCCTCGAATTACCCATCAAACAAAAAGAAGCTATACATTTCGCAGAGGAATCAGGAAACTACTTAGAAATAAAGGAAACTGATGAATTCACACAGCTTGTTGAAAAACAAGAAAATACAAAGAAAAAAGGTAGTCTACCTGCAATTCTATTGGTGGAAGACAACAGGGAATTACTCACTTTTTTAGGTGATAAACTCAAAGGAAAATATGTGATTCATAAGGCTTCAAATGGACTGCTGGCACTGGATATTCTCAAAAAAGAACCCATTGATTTGGTCATCTCAGATGTGATGATGCCTGAAATGGATGGTTATAAACTTTGCGAGCACATCAAGTCAAATCTAGAAACTAGCCATATCCCGGTGGTGTTGCTTACCGCTAAAAACAATATAAACGCGAAAATTACAGGACTGGAAATGGGTGCGGATGTGTATCTGGAGAAACCTTTTTCGCTTGAGTTCCTTTACCTGCAGATCAAAAATCTGCTGAAGCACCGGGATCAGATCAAAAAAGCCTTTGCAAGTCTTCCTATGGTAAACTCCCATACCATAGCACATTCCAAAGCTGACGAGGAATTTCTCAGTAAAATCAATGAGGTAATCCTGGAAAACATCGAAAATGAGCTATTTGGGGTCTCTGAGCTTGCTGACAAACTACACATGAGCCAGTCAAGCCTGCTGCGCAAAATCAAAGGAATCTCCGAACTCACACCAAACGGCTATATCCGGCTGGTACGCTTAAAAAAATCAGCCGAACTCCTAAGCGATGGTCTTCACAGTATCTCCGAAATCAGCGAAATGGTGGGATTCAACAGTCCATCATACTTTACCAAATGCTTCCAGAAGCACTTTGGGCAATTGCCAAAGGATTTTTCCAAGAAAACGGACGTACTGGAGTCTTAG
- a CDS encoding PVC-type heme-binding CxxCH protein yields MRIHRQFNVLFVLLATFISSLNYTSQAVAASSAPEPRRAEVLFLGHASEHHNSRLYAPWLATALFQSGINLTYTEKLEDLNAENLAKYDGLVIYANHDMLSKDQESAMKNFVESGKGLIPLHSATGCFKNSDWYLETVGGQFSSHGEGEFTAEITAANHPVMKGLMPFATWDETYVHQRINPDMTVLMERVEGNHREPYTWVRTVGKGRVFYTAYGHDQRTWQTPGFLELLQNGIFWAMGDEVKANVVALNIPNVSIYDEKISDFTARYEVPRIQDALEPEESKKLIQKPVDFTLELFASEPDIQNPIAMAWDERGRLWIVESVDYPNTFKETDGLANDRIKICEDTNGDGKADKFTVFADGLNIPTSMVFANGGVIVSMAPDFVFMKDTDGDDVADVKEVIMTGWGKNDTHAGPSNLQYGFDNKIWGVNGYSGFNGTINGEKMNFSQGLYRMDPDGKNFEYLAGTSNNTWGLGFSEDNNVFISTANNTHAGYYSIPAKYLQRVIPKAAEGEASPEFEIQPIQKIDGHYDAHAMTPNLRQVDVVGGFTSAAGLKLYTARDFPKEYWNRIAFVNEPTIRLTHNAIIEPHGAGYAESDGWNLLASSDEWFGPVQAEVGPDGAVWVADWYNFIIQHNVFVERQAPSRMVLPFEDQSHGQGNAFESKLRDTNHGRIYRVVYKGAGDSKPLQLTKEDPKGLIAALKNDNMFWRMTAQRLLVESGNQQVLTDLYKIASDNSVDEIGLNSPAVHALWTLHGLGAFSATNTEAFQVAKKALTHPASGVRKAALAVLPNEQATTLAIKAAELTQDKDLNVRMHAILKLAEVPAGAEAGEMLYQASLDEANAKDDWLQKALFAASAEQGKFFLEAVGNEKTDLTRRLVEAVAHEKYELGRRSTLQYSPDVKEKAISISTQISQRRDEEPFGVIAAHGDAQNGYTFYLEAGKLYWVVKQNGKSFEAVTSETLPESYEAQVSLAPDGKMEILVDGKSVATAKATGAFAENLTPSVRSGRDFGGDRNVGSYQDEFSFEGNLRNVVIELK; encoded by the coding sequence ATGCGAATACATAGACAGTTCAATGTTCTATTCGTGTTGCTTGCGACTTTTATCTCAAGTCTCAATTACACTTCCCAAGCTGTAGCAGCTAGCTCCGCACCGGAACCCCGGCGTGCAGAGGTCCTTTTCTTAGGTCATGCCAGCGAGCACCACAATTCACGCCTCTACGCACCCTGGCTTGCTACGGCACTTTTCCAGAGTGGCATCAACCTTACTTACACGGAGAAACTGGAAGATCTGAACGCCGAAAACCTGGCGAAATACGACGGTTTGGTTATTTATGCCAACCACGATATGCTTTCTAAAGATCAAGAAAGTGCGATGAAGAATTTTGTGGAAAGCGGAAAAGGTCTGATACCGCTCCATTCCGCTACGGGATGTTTTAAGAATTCGGATTGGTACCTAGAGACTGTAGGAGGCCAGTTTTCCAGCCATGGAGAGGGAGAGTTTACGGCTGAGATTACAGCTGCAAATCATCCTGTGATGAAAGGCCTGATGCCTTTTGCCACTTGGGATGAGACCTACGTACACCAGCGGATCAATCCCGACATGACGGTGCTCATGGAGCGAGTGGAGGGCAACCACAGAGAGCCATATACTTGGGTGAGAACTGTGGGAAAAGGCCGGGTATTTTATACTGCTTATGGTCACGATCAGCGGACTTGGCAAACACCGGGTTTTCTCGAGCTTCTCCAAAATGGTATTTTTTGGGCAATGGGCGATGAAGTGAAAGCGAATGTGGTGGCATTGAACATCCCCAATGTATCGATCTACGATGAGAAAATCTCCGACTTCACAGCCAGATATGAGGTTCCTAGGATCCAGGATGCACTCGAACCAGAGGAATCCAAAAAGCTTATTCAAAAACCTGTTGATTTCACTTTAGAATTGTTTGCATCCGAACCGGACATCCAAAACCCCATAGCGATGGCTTGGGACGAAAGGGGAAGACTATGGATCGTGGAATCAGTTGATTATCCAAACACATTCAAAGAAACCGATGGACTGGCTAATGACCGGATCAAAATATGTGAGGACACCAATGGAGACGGCAAGGCAGATAAATTCACTGTCTTTGCAGATGGGCTCAACATTCCTACCAGTATGGTCTTTGCCAATGGGGGCGTGATTGTATCCATGGCGCCGGATTTTGTCTTTATGAAAGACACGGATGGCGACGATGTGGCAGATGTGAAGGAAGTCATCATGACCGGATGGGGCAAAAACGACACGCATGCAGGCCCTTCCAATCTCCAATACGGTTTCGACAATAAAATCTGGGGGGTAAATGGCTACTCGGGCTTCAATGGCACCATCAACGGGGAAAAGATGAATTTTTCCCAAGGACTTTACCGGATGGATCCGGACGGAAAAAACTTCGAATACCTCGCCGGCACCAGCAATAACACCTGGGGCTTGGGCTTCTCTGAAGATAACAATGTATTCATCTCCACTGCCAACAATACCCATGCCGGCTACTATTCCATCCCTGCCAAATACCTGCAGCGTGTAATCCCAAAAGCGGCAGAAGGTGAAGCCTCACCTGAGTTTGAGATTCAGCCTATCCAGAAAATCGACGGGCATTACGATGCACATGCTATGACTCCAAACCTCCGACAAGTGGATGTAGTGGGTGGATTTACTTCTGCGGCAGGACTCAAGCTCTATACTGCACGAGATTTTCCGAAAGAGTATTGGAACAGAATCGCATTTGTCAATGAACCGACTATCCGCCTGACGCACAACGCAATCATAGAGCCCCATGGAGCTGGCTATGCGGAAAGTGACGGTTGGAATCTCCTTGCAAGTTCGGACGAATGGTTTGGCCCGGTTCAGGCGGAAGTCGGTCCAGACGGTGCCGTCTGGGTGGCAGATTGGTACAATTTCATCATCCAGCATAATGTGTTTGTGGAGCGTCAGGCTCCTTCGAGGATGGTATTGCCCTTCGAAGACCAGTCCCATGGGCAGGGAAATGCCTTCGAAAGCAAACTCCGGGACACCAATCATGGCAGAATTTATAGAGTAGTGTATAAAGGGGCGGGAGATTCCAAACCTCTTCAATTGACAAAGGAAGATCCAAAAGGTCTGATCGCCGCATTGAAAAACGACAATATGTTCTGGAGAATGACTGCTCAGCGATTGCTCGTGGAGTCTGGAAACCAGCAAGTTCTCACCGACCTGTACAAAATCGCCAGCGACAACTCAGTGGATGAAATCGGTCTGAACAGCCCAGCTGTCCATGCGCTATGGACACTACATGGCCTAGGAGCATTCTCAGCAACTAATACTGAAGCATTCCAAGTAGCAAAAAAGGCCTTGACACATCCAGCCTCCGGAGTAAGAAAAGCAGCACTTGCTGTCTTGCCCAATGAGCAAGCGACCACCTTAGCGATCAAGGCTGCGGAATTGACTCAAGACAAAGATCTGAATGTAAGAATGCATGCAATCCTAAAATTGGCGGAAGTTCCTGCAGGCGCCGAAGCTGGGGAGATGCTTTATCAGGCGAGTTTGGATGAGGCAAATGCCAAGGACGATTGGTTGCAAAAAGCACTTTTTGCAGCGTCAGCTGAGCAGGGAAAATTCTTTCTAGAAGCAGTAGGAAATGAAAAAACAGACCTGACCCGACGATTAGTAGAGGCAGTTGCCCATGAAAAATACGAATTGGGCAGAAGAAGTACACTTCAATATTCTCCGGATGTGAAAGAAAAGGCTATATCCATTTCCACGCAGATTTCCCAGAGAAGGGATGAAGAGCCATTCGGCGTTATCGCTGCGCACGGAGATGCCCAGAATGGCTATACTTTCTATTTAGAAGCAGGAAAACTGTACTGGGTAGTGAAGCAAAACGGGAAATCCTTTGAAGCCGTGACCAGCGAGACTTTGCCAGAAAGCTATGAAGCACAGGTCTCCCTAGCCCCTGATGGCAAAATGGAAATCCTGGTGGATGGTAAATCGGTAGCAACTGCCAAAGCAACTGGTGCTTTCGCAGAGAATCTTACGCCAAGTGTAAGATCCGGTCGGGACTTCGGAGGAGATAGAAATGTAGGTTCATATCAGGATGAATTCAGCTTCGAAGGCAACCTGAGAAATGTTGTAATAGAATTAAAATAA